In the genome of Chryseobacterium sp. 52, the window TCGGTATATCCTCCAGCTTCCATAAATTCCAGATATTCTCTGTTGGTCACCAGGCAGTCTGCAATTTCAAAATCATTCAGGAAAACGTTGTGTCTCCCTAACTCATTATCGAAACAGAATCCTTCTCCATTAAAACCAATCTCGTAAATTCCTTCTGAAAAACTGATCATTTTTACATTTCCGGAGTTCTTCTTGGAAACGGGTTCTTTTTTATAGGCAGGAAAAAGTGGATTGTGCCCTAAAATATATTTAATATCGGTAATTAATAATTCCTGATGCTGCTGTTCATGATTAAGCCCCAATTCCAATAAGGGTTCAACAGTTTCAGTCATATATTGGCTTTGAAGAAAGGCTTTCATATGTTGATCTACATATTTCCGGTATTGATAGATATCTGAGACGGAAGGACGGCTGAGATTTCCTCTGTCGGTGCGGATGACTCTTGCCCCAATGGTCTCGTAATAGCTGTTGAAAACAAAATTATACTGTGGATCAAAAATCTTATAATCGGGGAAGTTCGGAACCAGAATAAAGGTTTCAAAAAACCACGTGGTGTGACCGAGATGCCATTTCGGCGGACTTACATCCACGATAGGCTGTACCACATAATCTTCAATTTCCAAAGGGGCGCATATCTCTTCAGAATGCATTCGAATATCTGTATATTTTTTCACTAAATCTGATGTCGCTATATGCTGTGTCATGTTCTTTAGTTTTGTGAGTTATTTTAGATAAAATATGTAAATTAGAGTTTTCTTGCTCTCACAGATTTCGCAGATTGTTCAGACTAAAATGAAGCAGGCATCTGTTTTTAATAGGTAAGAGATTTTCTATTTTTTATGTAACGCAAAGTTTTTATGACAATGCTGAATAGGTTAGGTGTGCAAAGATGGAATCAATTTCATTGATTTGACTAAGGTATATTCTTATTGTACTGCCCTACTTTTTGCTGGTCATTTTACCTGCCAGACAGTATCTACAAACCATTTTTTGGAATCTTTGATCTCTCCGACTGTTATAAAGTTTGATTTTTCTCTTAATTCTTTAATTTTTTCACTGGAAAATTTTTGTGATATTTCCATGTCAATGAGTTCATCTTCCTGAAACGAAATTTTTTCATTTGAAATTATGACATATTGATCTTTAAGGCTTACAAGATAACTTTTACAGGCTCCGCTTATAGGATCATAGGTTTGATAATGCTGAAACTGCTCAGGAATAAAATTGGCATTAAGCTCTCTGTTAATACGGCTCAGAAGATTTAGATTAAATGCTGCTGTAATCCCTTTTTTATCGTTATAGGCATCTAAAATGACATTGGGATTTTTCTTCAGATCAAAACCAATGAGTACCCTATCGCCTGAACTCAGATTTTGATGTAAACTGAAACAGAAACTTTCAGCTTCTTCCAGGCTCATATTCCCGATATTGCTTCCTAAAAACAGAATCACCTTTCTTCTGGTGGATAATGAGGCCGCTTTCTGAAGCATTTCAAAATACTCTCCTTCCAAATCAAGTATTTGTAAAGCAGGAAGTTCCCGGTTTAATTTTTCTTTTAATACGGAAAGAATATTGCCGGAAATATCAATAGGCATGTAGGTACAATCTATCCCTTTTTCAATAAGATGTTTGAGTAAAAAGGTAGATTTCATTGCGTCTCCTGCTCCCAGTTCTATCAGATCAAATGGTTCGTTTTCAGGCATGATCAGACGGGCAAGATCTGCTGTTTTATTTTTGAAAATATCGAGTTCGCATTGGGTGAGATAATATTCGGGCATGGCCATGATCTCCTGAAAAATACGGTCGCCTGTTTTATCATAAAAATACTTTGAAGATAACCTTTTGGGATTTTTTTTCAGGCCTTTCAAAACATCCAAACGAAAACTGTCAATATGATCATTTTCAACCTCTGCATGTGGTTTTAACTGTAAATTCATATGTCTTAATTTGTGTGGTTTTGAGTTAACTGCAACTATCTTGCCGCCCCAACATTGAATTCCTCTGTCTTTTTATATAATTAAATATAGGTAATTTTATTTTTAAGGGCATGATTTTCATAGGCTTTTTAAAAGATGTGGTATCTTTTTGGAAAAACCAGTCTCCATTTTTTCTGACAACAGTTTAATGCTGATTGATCAATTATCCTTTAAACCGGGTACTGATTATCACTACAATAATAACCCTCTTTTTTTTAGACAATTTATTCTTGAACGCTTAACAGGTATGCCTTTTAAAACCTATGTCAAAAAATTTACATTTCAGCCTTTGGAAATGAATTCTTTTATAATGACTCCTTTTGAAAATGAAAAAATATAGCTAAAGGATTTAATAATCAGTTGCTCCCTGATCCTGTAGAATCCCCCCTATACAGACGACACATACACCACAACAGCCGAGTTCATGAAATGGTTCAATGGTTTACATGTTAAAAGAGTTGTCAACAAAACTCATTCTACTAGTTACATCAGAGTTTTAATATTCCGGAAGCTCAATCTGCACTAAAAAATGCAAAATTTGTGAATAAAAAATTAAAAGAACATTCTTACGGCGGAAGAGCTATAAATTTTGAAGCCATCTTGTTTTCAAATATTGAAAATAAGATAACGGTTATTTTATTAAGTAATAATTACAATGGGAAACTTTCCCTAAGACAATCCTTTCTTATAAGTCTTCAACGCTCTTTCTCTGGCATACTTATGATCTACAATTGGCCTGCTCAAAACGAAATCTTCGGAAAGCCATTTTTTAATATATTTTAAATCCTTATCA includes:
- the egtB gene encoding ergothioneine biosynthesis protein EgtB, whose protein sequence is MTQHIATSDLVKKYTDIRMHSEEICAPLEIEDYVVQPIVDVSPPKWHLGHTTWFFETFILVPNFPDYKIFDPQYNFVFNSYYETIGARVIRTDRGNLSRPSVSDIYQYRKYVDQHMKAFLQSQYMTETVEPLLELGLNHEQQHQELLITDIKYILGHNPLFPAYKKEPVSKKNSGNVKMISFSEGIYEIGFNGEGFCFDNELGRHNVFLNDFEIADCLVTNREYLEFMEAGGYTDFKHWHAEGWDWVKQNNANSPLYWHCIDGKWMNYTVNGLQEPDLDDAVCHINFYEASAFASWKKMRLPTEAEWEAASDHFDWGNRWEWTNSSYLPYPHFKKEAGAVGEYNGKFMVNQMVLRGASEATPVGHSRNTYRNFFQTHLKWQFTGIRLAQ
- a CDS encoding L-histidine N(alpha)-methyltransferase, which codes for MNLQLKPHAEVENDHIDSFRLDVLKGLKKNPKRLSSKYFYDKTGDRIFQEIMAMPEYYLTQCELDIFKNKTADLARLIMPENEPFDLIELGAGDAMKSTFLLKHLIEKGIDCTYMPIDISGNILSVLKEKLNRELPALQILDLEGEYFEMLQKAASLSTRRKVILFLGSNIGNMSLEEAESFCFSLHQNLSSGDRVLIGFDLKKNPNVILDAYNDKKGITAAFNLNLLSRINRELNANFIPEQFQHYQTYDPISGACKSYLVSLKDQYVIISNEKISFQEDELIDMEISQKFSSEKIKELREKSNFITVGEIKDSKKWFVDTVWQVK
- a CDS encoding serine hydrolase, encoding MEKPVSIFSDNSLMLIDQLSFKPGTDYHYNNNPLFFRQFILERLTGMPFKTYVKKFTFQPLEMNSFIMTPFENEKI